From Brassica rapa cultivar Chiifu-401-42 chromosome A06, CAAS_Brap_v3.01, whole genome shotgun sequence:
ATCGCATTGTTAAAAGTAAGTCTAACATCTTCAGCAAAATCCAACGGCGACTCATACAAACCTTCCCCTAACTTAGCCTTCACAGTACCCAAATCCATAGGCTCCTTAACAATGGTGTGGTAATCATGCAAACCAAACCCTTTAGCATCAACGGGCACATTGAACACCCATCCATCCTTATGCTTCATCAATTTCGTCAGCAAATTGAGACATTTCTTGAAAATCTGAACCGTACCTTTATCACCTTTCTTAACTCCATTCCCAGTTTTCACCTTCTTGTTTCCACCTTTCCCTGTTGTAAAGTTTCCGCCTTGGGGATCGAACCGTGCGATCAAGCTCCGAACTTCGTCAAGCTCAGACGTTAGTCTCCGCTTCAAGCTCCTGACTTCAAGCTTCGAAATTGAGCTCAAGCTGACCTTCAACATGGGAGGATgatgatcttcttcttcctccgacGCGAACGGGTTTGACGGAGAGAGGAGAGCAGCCGATCGCGCGTGTTGAGGAACCACCATTGGCTTGGCCCGCCTGTGCTTCGTCGTCTTCGAAGCTCCACCTCCTGAAGACATTTCTAGGGGTTTTTTTAGCTCGGAGGAGATCCAAGGTCGATGAAATCGAAATCGAAATCGAAATCGAAATCGAAAGAGAAGGATTGAATCTACATGAAGATCGGTTCTCGATTTTGCAATTTACGAAAACCCTAGGAAAGCAAAGCAATAGTGTGGCAACAATAGCTCACGCGCTTGTAACTCACGCGCCATCAccatttataacttttttttcacTCACTACCAAATTTTTACTATATAAATCCTTTGTTTTCTGAATGATACCTTTTCCAACACTAACAGTTTATACACTGTAGGTGTTCAAGTACGATGGAGTATATATAGCTCCGGCGAGGATAAGATCCAACTTGTTCACGGTGGTAACTATTTTATTTGAACTTATATAATCATGTAGGCTGTTCTTTAATTGGCCTCAAAACTCAATAATTAATCATCTAATAGGTCATTAAAGCAAGTTTTAATCAGATACATACACTTTAATCTATCTTCTTCtgtttttttactaaaagattGTATTACATCATGGTTTGTGTGATGTATCATGTGATTGAGAGTACTTTATGTTAGTCTATCTCACATGAAATGACAAAATAGGTGACGAGGAAAGCCGAAACCGGATTAGAGAACTGTAACTCGACCCACTTGTCACACATGCATAGAAATGTAGTCACAACATGGATAGTTATACAAACACATGTACACTAGGAACTGTACAGATTGAGAGAGGATCAGGTAAGATCGAGGAATGGATAGACACGAACAGGATCCACGTGCTCAGCTTTAGACACTCTTTATATTAACATCTGTCTCCTAATTACTTACCACTTTTGCTTCTTTCAAGCTCTCGCTCTCTTATATTCATTCCTCTTCCCTTTCCTCTTCTTTATCAAAGATATTGGTTTGAatctttcatttaaataaagaGTTCTTAAATGGCAACATATGCTAGAAGAACGTACGGATTCGGGAGAACTGATGAGGCGACTCACCCGGACTCCATCAGAGCCACTTTGGCCGAGTTTCTGTCCACTTTCGTCTTTGTATTTGCCGGAGAAGGGTCCATCCTCTCTCTAGGTACGTAGTTCCTAGCTTGATACACATAAAATTCCAGTAATTTTCAGCCAAGTAATATTTGCCATCtttgctttaaaaaaatatcaatcacAACGtcagatatttatttatatgaaacaTTTTTGGATATATCAAGATTTTTGTTCTAATAATAAAGactagagaaagaaaaaaaaaattatatatatatcttattagtAATTAATATATTGGTACGAGCCATGCATCATCATGCATTTGTGACATGAACTGTATACATGTGTGTTATGGGACAGACAAGTTGTATTGGGACACTGCGGCTCACACGGGGATAGACACGCCGGGAGGGCTACTTTTAGTGGCGTTAGCTCATGCATTAGCCCTGTTTGCGGCAGTTTCTGCGGCCATCAATGTCTCCGGTGGTCACGTGAACCCTGCGGTTACTTTTGCTGCTCTAGTTGGAGGCAGGCTCTCGGTAATCCGAGCTATATACTATTGGGTTGCTCAGCTTCTTGGTGCTATCCTCGCTTGTCTCTTGTTGAGGCTTTCCACTAATGGCAAGGTATATCATTTCTCATAGATTTTAATTCGTCTTGAAAATATATGCTCCTGACTATGAATGTGGTCCTCTGTGATGCAGAGACCAATAGGTTTCCACGTAGCGTCTGGAGTCAGTGAGCTTCATGGGCTATTGATGGAGATCATACTTACATTTGCATTGGTTTATGTCTTCTACTCAACTGTAATCGATCCCAAGAGAGGGAGTATTGGGATCATAGCCCCCCTAGCCATCGGACTCATAGTTGGGGCAAACATGTTAGTAGGAGGACCATTCGACGGAGCATCAATGAATCCGGCTAGAGCGTTTGGTCCATCATTAGTGGGATGGAGATGGGATAACCATTGGATATATTGGGTTGGGCCCTTCATTGGAGGTGCACTCGCTGCACTTATATACGAGTACATGATCATCCCCAACGTGAATGAACCTCCTCGCCACAGTGTCCACCAACCATTAGCCCCAGAAGATTACTAGACCGAACCAAGCTCCATGTTGAAGGTTCTCTCTTTGTATCAATAATCTCTGTTTTGCTTGTGTTGTTGTTTgtctatttgtttttttttcttacatgcAACTTTATATGTATAATTGAGTCCAGACCAAGGACAGTATCTGTGTGTTCTTGTATCATATGTAACTATTTGATAATAAAGATTTCGGTATTTCATTAAAAATGGTCAAATTATGGGATCAAGATGGAGACAATGATGGCTTTTCTCTCAGAGTAATGTACATGTAACAGTGCCGGTCGGTTTCTATAAATCAGTTTATGTATCTGAAATCTGCGAAGGCTTCTTTCTTCTCATGTTAAGAAGGTCCTCTCATCTTGTCAACTATCTGTCTACTCTTCTCCTCCATGTGACGCCTCTTCTCATCCAACTTCTCCCCCATTTTCTTCCCAAGACTCAGCATCCTTGCTCTCCTTCCCAGTTTCTTTCCCCTTGAATCATCGTCTTCGCTTGAAACTACCGACCAAGATGGTGACTGAACAAAAGTGCTGCCTCTTGAGTTCGTCTCCTGCTTTTCGCTGCTGCTGGGTAGCAGCAATGGGGTTTTCAGTTCTTCCAGAGATCTGTCACTCTCTACTGTTTCAGGTCTGGAGGAACTTGACACTGCGGTAGACATAACCTCTGCTTCTGTATTCGCTTTCTGGACGGCATTGGCAGCTTCATGCACTTGCTCAGACTGAGCACAGGAGGAAGAAGACACAGTCTCTGCTTCAGAAATAACCGGCTTTTGGGTGGCGTTTGCAGTTTTCTGCATCTGCTCAGACTGAACACAGGAGGAAGAAGTAGGTGGCTTGTCAGATTTAGACCTCCCCTCTGTTGCCTGGTGATCGCTTTCTTGATTCAGCCACATGAATGGAGCGGCTTTGCGTTGAACCCAATCGTCTTTTTCAGCAATCATCCAAGGAATCGTTAGGCTTTCACAGTTTGGAAGAACCACTGCTTCTCTTATTGCCGTCTGCAAGAATCATAATGTTATCTCACATTCTGTTAGCTCAAATTTCACTAGATACCAaacaaaagagaacccaaaggagaaGGTGTGCCTACCTTAAACCGGTTGATCAAGAACATAGCAACATGGCTGTTGGTGATTTTGTGATCCCCAACAGAAGATGCGAGATCGAATTGTATATCAGGCATGCTCGTGAATCCAAACCATAGTTGATCAGAAGGAGGCGGCTTCATGTGTACACGCAGTGTCCCACGAAGAGAAGAAACTCGTATTGACAATGAGATTGGCACCTATAATTGAGAAACAGAGAAAATCTAAGATCCCATACTGAGGAAAAGTTCTAACAAatccaacaaaacaaaaaagaggaGAATCAACCTGGGAAACTTGTTCAGCAATATTTTTAAGAATAGACTTCCACCTAGATACACCATTTGGAGATGCCTTGGTTCCTTTTGAGCCATTGGATTCATCTGCAACCAACAGAAAGACGGTAAGAACGTTGTAATAATCATCCTGAGATAACTGCACTAATCCAAATTCAGTAAACATTGAACTTGCTTGtttttaccatttttcacttctGCTGCATCAACAGGGATGACTACTAATTGCTTGTCAAAATCTTTAACACCGTTTGAGGAGACTTCCCCAGCAGAACTTGGCTGCGGCCTTGCGTCGTTTATGCCTTTTTGAAGATCCACCTCACGGATATTAACCCGTGTTTCAACGTCAATCACCGGTTCACCAGAGTATTCAATATCTACCTCGAACGCCCACACACCATTCATCTCCATTGGAAGAACCCGAGTACCATGTATATGCGGTGGGAGATTACCAAGGTCAACATCTGAGCAGATTAGTTCTCCTATGTAACTCGGAGTCCTCATGTTGGATAACATCCTCTATTTAAAAACCATAAAGACGTAAGGAAATCAATtcatctcaaattttttgagttCATGAAAGCATGCGGACCTGGATTCGCGCTTGCATTGAGTCCTTCACTCCTGTTTTCCGCATGAGATCGAAGAAAAGCCTGGAGATAAGCAAGTTCCACGCCAATGTTCCTTCATCCATCTCAAACTTCTCTTCAGAGTCTCCATCCGAAACCCCAGAGAAATGACTTGTATGGCTCACAGAACGTGAAAAGACAGGCGGATCAGCTTCATCTCTGACATCATCTCCCATGTTCTTCCCTGTAACACTCCTCCCATTTTGTGAATCTTGGTAAGAACGCACAGAGGTTCTGCTGTCTTCACGATTTGACCTCTTTCTTGAAAACCTCCTCAAGAACAAACGAACTTTAGAGGAAGAGCCGTCCGTTCTGTTCCCTTTGTCAAGCGTCTCGAAACTAAACCCAAGAGATGGTTTCATGAAAGAAGGATACGCAGCGTTGAGAGACGTGACGTAACTACGGAAGTCTTGTTGCAACTTGGTGGAGTACCAAACAAACCTTTCCGGATTCTCGCAAGCAGCAAGACGAAGAGCTTTACACCATGATTCCTTCTCCCATGACGTCTCTAGATAGATGTAAAACACCTTGTTTCCTTTGTATACGTCTGAAGAACTCTTGCTTTCAACTTTTATAGGAAACCGTTTGGCCCTAACAAAAGAACAACCAAGCTTCATATAGAATCTACCAAAGCTTCACAATTCAAATTGATGTATTGTATTATATAAGAGTTGGTGGTACCATTTTCTTGTAGGGAGATCAGAGCCTGAAACAGCCTCAACAGAGCAGCATTTTAAAGAAACAGTAGTCATAGTGCCATCAGACTCAGACAAGATGAGCTTATGATCTTTGATCCGAGCGAATTTGCGAATTGGATGAATCTCCAAGAAAGCTCTCTTCCTCTTGTGCTCTGTTGGTAACTTCTCCTTCCACAAGTTCTTTAAACCTTCATCCAACTCCAAAACCCAGATCGTTCCctgtaaaaataaatactaaaaactttcattacaaaacataaatgaaGTTTTAAGCAAAACAAGACCGAACAGAAACTGTCTGGTTCTAATGAATTCACGGTCGCATTCGAAACAGTTTGACTTGAACTCAACAACTCGCAAGTAACGCAACATGCAAACATTCCGAGATTAAAACCTAGAGATTAGAGGATTAATCGAGGAATTAAAGATCGATCACCTGTTTGTTGGATTCTCGAGAATTGCTGATCTCCTTGGTAGATTGATCGGAACCGGGTTTTGAGTCAACCCGAGTTTCGCTCTTCCGGTTCAATCGGTTCAGAAGATACATCAAACCAGCAGCTTCAGCCCCCAAGACGGCGACAATTCCCAGGAAGAACCCGGAGAGGAACACGAAACTCGTGAAGGAAAACATATCCTCCGGGGAAGCTGGAAAGGCTTCAATGAGATGAAGGTTTCTTGTGAGGGAATCAAGAGGAGGAGAAGATTCGTGGCGTCGGGGTTGTTCATGTCAGTGTGCAATAACAAGGACAATGCCAAAAGATAGGAAGAGGAGAAGATACTGTGGGATTAGTCATCTCTGGAAACGTAATTCTCAACTTCCAACCAATACTAATTTGACGAATCAGAAACATATTTAATCTCTTTagttaattaataataactagttgatatactataatatttaaaaatcacgaCCAAGTgttttttagaattaaaatttcataagaCGTAGATAAATACATTTTAAACTTcaggtgcaaaaaaaaaaaaaactgtttcaaACATGTTTTGTCAAGTAAGAAACTATGATTATATAGTATCTTATGGACTAAGATGCTTGAGATAACTTTCATTACAGATTCTTGTGCACTATCATAGATTGTTAAATGTTATTAGTTGTCGTAAGCATGTTTCATTCATTAGACAGAAGTCAGAAGACACAAGTAACACTGCTCATAAGTTTCATTTCCATATATACAAATGACTGGTTTCCCCACTACCACCCGCAGAAGCCGCAaacggttggtagcggttgttggcgttttgaaacaattatagaaaatattacaaatcGCTTCAAATCACTCCGAAcatcttaaaatcaaaagttgGTTACAGCTAGTAACTTGTAATAGAAATTGCAAAAtttatacatattatatttaatttatattataaaactttaaagaaaaatattttctataattttaaaaatttaatagtaTGATTTTATagacaaaattttatatttattataatattatgatttttaatattttttataattatataaaatgtaaatattgttaatttattatttaacaaatGTTGCATTTGGTAGTTTACCAGTCATAAGAGTCCTGCAAACGTACTAATTTTTAACCGatgtaccagtcgtacaaatctctaaaaatacttaaaaccGCAACCACCTGCATCtccaaactcccgcaaccgcaacagCTGCGGTTACACCGGTCAGGCCCATAGTCTctcacaaaacaaataaaaagaccattgttttttttttttgaactgaaaaGGGTTAAACCCGGGTCTATTAAAGACACAGACCTAACCCCCGGGTGGAGGTACAGCCCACGGATAGACCCTCTCCTGGGCATTCAAATGAGCCGATAGCAATAGCCCATATCCGTGTGGCCAGCGGGGTTCGAACCAGGGTTCGCCGTATTGGGTTTAATCCCTCAAGCGCCACTGGACTACCACCACTGGTTAAAAAGACCATTGTTTATCTCATCATTTGTAAACTCAAAAACAAAACCCATGTTCTTTTTTTACCATGCTACAACACAAGGACGAGAAACCTCTACATTATGTACCTaagaaaacaactaaaaacTAGAGTTCTGTCACTTGGACCTCTACAAGCTCTTGTTCACAGAGAAAAAGCTGTAGTCATGGTGATCATGAACATTTAGCTGTTTCAGCCATGACTCCGCTGCTCTTCCAAGATAAACTAACCGCTCTTGATCACCAGATTCTCGTTTCCCCCACAAACCTCCTTGCATTTTGTACGTAACTAAACCAAAAGGAGCCAAAGGGAATCTCTTGGTCACCACTGGCTCATCATCACACCACAATGTTTCTTCTTCCATGGTTTTGTTGTTCTCATCCTCTCCCTCTACCAAAGTACCtaataaatcaaacatcaaaggCTAGATGTTTCAAATAACAAGATAATGTAGATAAGCTTAGAGATTTTATTACAGTCAAAGTATATTATTACAccagcattttttttttttttgcaagaaTATAAGTATTATATACCTTGCAAGGCCGAAGATAACGTATGATAACTCAAGAAACACGTTGATAAGTCTTTATCTGTCTTCCCATATGGAATATGGTATATCGGATACCTAAACCC
This genomic window contains:
- the LOC103872561 gene encoding probable aquaporin TIP3-2 produces the protein MATYARRTYGFGRTDEATHPDSIRATLAEFLSTFVFVFAGEGSILSLDKLYWDTAAHTGIDTPGGLLLVALAHALALFAAVSAAINVSGGHVNPAVTFAALVGGRLSVIRAIYYWVAQLLGAILACLLLRLSTNGKRPIGFHVASGVSELHGLLMEIILTFALVYVFYSTVIDPKRGSIGIIAPLAIGLIVGANMLVGGPFDGASMNPARAFGPSLVGWRWDNHWIYWVGPFIGGALAALIYEYMIIPNVNEPPRHSVHQPLAPEDY
- the LOC103872560 gene encoding uncharacterized protein LOC103872560, producing the protein MFSFTSFVFLSGFFLGIVAVLGAEAAGLMYLLNRLNRKSETRVDSKPGSDQSTKEISNSRESNKQGTIWVLELDEGLKNLWKEKLPTEHKRKRAFLEIHPIRKFARIKDHKLILSESDGTMTTVSLKCCSVEAVSGSDLPTRKWAKRFPIKVESKSSSDVYKGNKVFYIYLETSWEKESWCKALRLAACENPERFVWYSTKLQQDFRSYVTSLNAAYPSFMKPSLGFSFETLDKGNRTDGSSSKVRLFLRRFSRKRSNREDSRTSVRSYQDSQNGRSVTGKNMGDDVRDEADPPVFSRSVSHTSHFSGVSDGDSEEKFEMDEGTLAWNLLISRLFFDLMRKTGVKDSMQARIQRMLSNMRTPSYIGELICSDVDLGNLPPHIHGTRVLPMEMNGVWAFEVDIEYSGEPVIDVETRVNIREVDLQKGINDARPQPSSAGEVSSNGVKDFDKQLVVIPVDAAEVKNDESNGSKGTKASPNGVSRWKSILKNIAEQVSQVPISLSIRVSSLRGTLRVHMKPPPSDQLWFGFTSMPDIQFDLASSVGDHKITNSHVAMFLINRFKTAIREAVVLPNCESLTIPWMIAEKDDWVQRKAAPFMWLNQESDHQATEGRSKSDKPPTSSSCVQSEQMQKTANATQKPVISEAETVSSSSCAQSEQVHEAANAVQKANTEAEVMSTAVSSSSRPETVESDRSLEELKTPLLLPSSSEKQETNSRGSTFVQSPSWSVVSSEDDDSRGKKLGRRARMLSLGKKMGEKLDEKRRHMEEKSRQIVDKMRGPS